A single genomic interval of Babylonia areolata isolate BAREFJ2019XMU chromosome 26, ASM4173473v1, whole genome shotgun sequence harbors:
- the LOC143300646 gene encoding trafficking protein particle complex subunit 2-like protein: MAVCVAVVAKENYPLFIKTTPTNNELQFYYTVHTSLDVVEEKISSVGKNVNDLRELYLGLLYPTEDYKVYGYVTNTKVKFVIVVESSNSSLRDNEIRTMFKRLHGAYVDMLCNPFYTPGENIVSQKFENVVVGMMKQD; this comes from the exons atggctgtgtgtgttgcagtcgtCGCGAAGGAG AACTATCCATTGTTTATcaagacaacaccaacaaacaacgaACTGCAGTTTTATTATACTGTACATACGTCTCTTGATGTGGTGGAGGAAAAGATCAGCTCTGTTGGGAAGAATGTCAATGACTTGAGAGAGCTGTACCTGGGCCTTTTGTATCCCACGGAGGATTACAAAGT CTATGGTTATGTCACAAATACCAAGGTCAAATTTGTGATTGTTGTCGAATCTTCAAACTCTTCTCTCCGAGACAATGAGATAAGAACA ATGTTCAAACGACTGCATGGTGCATACGTTGACATGCTGTGCAATCCTTTCTACACACCTGGTGAAAACATTGTCTCACA aAAATTTGAGAATGTGGTGGTTGGCATGATGAAGCAGGACTGA